The following are from one region of the Pseudodesulfovibrio piezophilus C1TLV30 genome:
- a CDS encoding TatD family hydrolase, with amino-acid sequence MGKKKLRPEPESLELAPVGVDSHAHLDLVDFDDDRETILARAKATGISEILNVFLGPDAYEKNHALFDAHPEVSFILGVHPNEADTLTDDALERMRTHFKGSSRLKGVGEIGLDYYWDRVSAEVQKEAFVKQLDLARELDLPVIIHSRDANDDCVAILEENGFRGYPVLWHCFGAGLELAQPLVDNGWHISIPGPITFRKTDDLQAAVARIPFDRLLIETDCPFLAPEPWRGKRNHPALVSFTAKRIAEIKGRSVDDIWQIAGDNARRFFGL; translated from the coding sequence ATGGGAAAAAAGAAATTACGTCCTGAACCGGAGTCCCTCGAACTGGCACCCGTGGGAGTGGACTCCCACGCCCATCTTGATCTGGTTGATTTCGATGATGACCGGGAAACCATCCTCGCCAGAGCAAAGGCCACCGGGATATCTGAAATACTGAATGTTTTTCTCGGCCCCGACGCCTATGAAAAAAATCATGCGCTGTTCGACGCCCACCCCGAGGTCTCCTTCATTCTTGGTGTGCATCCCAATGAAGCCGACACTCTGACAGATGACGCCCTGGAGCGCATGAGAACGCATTTCAAAGGCTCCTCCCGTCTCAAGGGCGTCGGAGAAATCGGGCTTGACTACTACTGGGACCGGGTCTCGGCCGAAGTCCAAAAAGAGGCGTTCGTCAAGCAACTCGATCTGGCCCGTGAACTGGACCTGCCCGTAATCATCCATTCCCGCGACGCCAACGACGACTGCGTGGCAATTCTGGAAGAAAATGGGTTCAGAGGCTACCCGGTTCTCTGGCACTGCTTTGGCGCAGGGTTGGAACTGGCTCAGCCACTCGTGGACAACGGATGGCATATTTCAATCCCAGGCCCGATAACTTTCCGCAAGACTGATGACCTCCAGGCCGCGGTTGCCAGAATTCCTTTTGACAGACTTCTGATCGAGACGGATTGCCCATTCCTTGCTCCTGAACCCTGGCGTGGCAAACGCAACCACCCCGCCCTGGTCAGTTTCACGGCCAAGCGGATAGCTGAAATAAAAGGGCGTTCCGTGGATGATATCTGGCAAATCGCAGGAGATAATGCCCGCCGTTTCTTCGGATTGTAG